One window from the genome of Nicotiana tomentosiformis chromosome 5, ASM39032v3, whole genome shotgun sequence encodes:
- the LOC138892402 gene encoding uncharacterized protein yields the protein MAPNKRARTGQGANATLEVVVDPLFDDAGEHPRGEDNPPTATLLDSTTPAQATPAPTPTERAMVPPPDILIPPPAPASGSGISYGDLREAIQMLTQIVASQAQRSNVAPTSSSQQGDSTSSRVNKFLQLDPPVFTGANPQDDPQDFIDEMHKTLRVMHATETEGVELVA from the coding sequence atggcacctaataagagagcaagaactggccaaggagccaatgccacctTAGAAGTGGtagttgaccctttatttgatgatgcgggtgaacacccgaggggtgaggataatcccccgactgctacactaCTTGATTCCACTACACCGGCCCAGGCCACACCAGCTCCTACACCTACTGAGAGAGCGATGGTTCCTCCACCTGATATTCtgattccacctccagccccagcttccggcTCTGGTATTTCTTATGGGGATCTTAGGgaagctattcagatgctgactcagatagtggcttctcaggcccaaaggtcaaatgttgcacctacATCTTCTAGCCAgcaaggggattctactagttctagggtgaacaaaTTTCtacagttggatcctccggtgttcacgggtgctaatccccAGGAcgacccacaggacttcattgatgagatgcataagactctccgggttatgcacgCTACTGAGACGGAAGGAGTGGAGTTGGTCGCCTAA